The Geobacter sp. AOG2 genome includes a window with the following:
- the dapF gene encoding diaminopimelate epimerase: MKFTKMQGAGNDYVYVNCFEETVADPRQTAIQVSNRNFGIGSDGLILIMPSDKADVRMRMFNSDGSESEMCGNGIRCVAKYAYDHGIVSKTEISAETGAGILTLHLVPGSDGRIAKVRVNMGPPRLTRGEIPMTGDAAAQVVAEPLTVLDRTFRITCASMGNPHCVIFVDDVENFPVATYGPLIENHELFPRRTNVEFVQIFSRTEVRQRTWERGAGETLACGTGSSAVTAACVLNGLTEKKILNHLLGGDLEMEWAEDGNIYMTGPAVEVFNGEIEL; the protein is encoded by the coding sequence ATGAAATTCACCAAAATGCAGGGTGCCGGCAATGATTACGTCTACGTGAACTGTTTCGAGGAGACGGTCGCCGACCCCCGGCAGACGGCCATACAGGTTTCCAACCGCAACTTCGGCATCGGCTCGGACGGGCTGATCCTGATCATGCCCTCGGACAAGGCCGACGTGCGCATGCGCATGTTCAATTCCGACGGTTCCGAGTCCGAGATGTGCGGCAACGGCATCCGCTGCGTGGCGAAATACGCCTACGACCACGGCATTGTCTCGAAGACCGAGATCAGCGCCGAGACCGGGGCCGGCATCCTGACCCTGCACCTGGTGCCGGGAAGCGACGGCAGGATCGCGAAGGTTCGCGTCAACATGGGGCCGCCGCGGCTGACCAGGGGCGAGATCCCCATGACCGGCGATGCCGCCGCCCAGGTGGTAGCGGAGCCGCTCACGGTCCTGGACCGCACCTTCCGGATCACCTGCGCCTCCATGGGCAACCCCCACTGCGTGATCTTCGTGGACGATGTGGAGAACTTCCCGGTTGCCACCTATGGACCGCTGATCGAAAACCATGAACTGTTCCCGCGCCGCACCAACGTGGAGTTCGTCCAGATCTTCTCGCGCACCGAGGTGCGCCAGCGGACCTGGGAGCGGGGCGCCGGGGAAACCCTGGCCTGCGGCACCGGGTCCAGCGCCGTGACCGCGGCATGCGTACTGAACGGCCTGACCGAGAAGAAGATCCTCAACCATCTCCTCGGGGGCGATCTGGAGATGGAGTGGGCCGAGGACGGCAACATCTACATGACCGGCCCGGCGGTAGAGGTCTTCAACGGGGAGATCGAACTGTAA